Proteins encoded together in one Mycobacterium sp. MS1601 window:
- a CDS encoding WS/DGAT/MGAT family O-acyltransferase: protein MVARLSASDASFYRLENTSTPMYVGTLSILRKPRAGLSYETLLATVEQRLPQIPRYRQKVREVTWGLGRPVWIDDRDFDITYHVRRSALPSPGSDAQLHDLVARLGSRPLDKSRPLWEMYLVEGLTKNRVAIYTRSHQALVNGMTALEIGHVIADRTQKPPTFGEDIWIPAREPGTAGLVIGAIGDWVSRPHQQVQAVQSAVAGMVTNSGELVEAGRRALDIARTVARGTAPSSPLNTTVSRNRRFAVASGKLEDYRHLRARYDCDVNDVVLAVIAGALRNWLLSRGEPVKPTSAVRAMAPMSVYTDADLDSSAGPGQAISEVAPFLVDLPVGEGNAVVRLSQIAHATESHSTAASLVDARTIVTLSGFAPPTLHAMGIRVASGFSARQFNLLITNVPGAQSQMYIAGTKLLETYAVPPLLTNQVLAIGVTSYLGMLYFGINADRDAMSDVDVFPSLLQESLDELLDAAQ, encoded by the coding sequence GTGGTGGCGAGGTTGTCGGCGTCGGATGCGTCGTTCTATCGGTTGGAGAACACCTCGACGCCGATGTACGTCGGCACCCTGTCGATCCTGCGTAAGCCCCGAGCCGGGCTGAGCTATGAGACGCTGCTGGCCACCGTCGAGCAGCGGTTGCCGCAGATCCCGCGTTACCGGCAGAAGGTGCGCGAGGTCACCTGGGGGCTCGGACGTCCGGTCTGGATCGACGACCGCGACTTCGACATCACCTACCACGTCCGACGGTCGGCGCTGCCGTCCCCGGGCAGCGACGCCCAGTTGCACGACCTGGTGGCCAGGTTGGGATCCCGCCCCTTGGACAAGTCCCGGCCGTTGTGGGAGATGTATCTGGTCGAAGGTCTGACCAAGAACCGGGTGGCCATCTACACGCGGTCACACCAGGCTCTGGTGAACGGGATGACGGCGTTGGAGATCGGACACGTGATCGCTGATCGCACCCAGAAACCGCCCACGTTCGGCGAGGACATCTGGATTCCGGCCCGTGAGCCGGGCACCGCAGGGCTGGTGATCGGGGCGATCGGGGATTGGGTGTCGCGGCCGCATCAGCAGGTGCAGGCGGTGCAGTCCGCGGTGGCGGGCATGGTGACCAATTCGGGGGAGTTGGTCGAAGCCGGTCGACGGGCGTTGGACATTGCCCGCACCGTGGCGCGGGGGACGGCACCGAGCAGCCCGTTGAACACCACCGTGTCGCGCAACCGCCGGTTCGCGGTGGCCAGTGGCAAACTCGAGGACTACCGGCACCTACGGGCTCGCTACGACTGCGATGTCAACGACGTGGTGCTGGCGGTCATCGCGGGCGCGCTGCGCAACTGGCTGCTGTCGCGCGGGGAACCGGTCAAGCCGACATCGGCTGTGCGGGCCATGGCACCGATGTCGGTGTACACCGACGCCGATCTGGACTCCAGCGCGGGACCGGGGCAGGCGATCAGCGAAGTGGCGCCCTTCCTGGTGGATCTGCCGGTAGGCGAGGGCAATGCCGTTGTGCGACTGTCACAGATCGCGCATGCCACCGAATCTCATTCCACCGCAGCAAGTCTGGTGGACGCCCGCACCATCGTCACCCTGTCCGGATTTGCACCGCCCACGCTGCACGCCATGGGAATCAGGGTGGCGTCGGGTTTCTCGGCGCGGCAGTTCAACCTGTTGATCACCAACGTGCCGGGAGCGCAATCGCAGATGTACATCGCCGGCACCAAACTGCTCGAGACCTACGCGGTGCCGCCGTTGCTGACCAACCAGGTGCTCGCCATCGGTGTGACGTCGTACCTGGGCATGCTGTACTTCGGTATCAACGCCGACCGCGACGCCATGAGTGACGTGGACGTGTTCCCCTCACTGCTGCAGGAATCGCTGGACGAGCTGCTCGACGCCGCGCAGTGA
- a CDS encoding Rv3235 family protein — MSTSPVTRVVDYEPPARLQSTKPVRPPDTAPDRERHLRVVRTASPPRRAASAFTDAALRTVLEVIDQRRPAAQLRPLLAGGLADTVVTLRAQNRTTAVLRRVRLQAADDHETAFEVAAVYSRGPRSHAIAGRVELTSTPRGLRWQLSALHIG; from the coding sequence ATGTCCACGTCCCCTGTCACCCGGGTCGTCGATTACGAGCCACCCGCGCGGCTGCAGTCAACCAAGCCGGTGCGGCCGCCGGACACCGCCCCGGACCGGGAACGCCATTTACGCGTCGTGCGTACGGCATCACCGCCGCGCCGGGCGGCATCGGCATTCACCGACGCGGCGTTGCGCACCGTCTTGGAGGTCATCGATCAGCGTCGCCCGGCGGCACAGCTGCGCCCCCTGCTGGCCGGTGGTCTGGCCGACACGGTTGTGACGCTGCGCGCCCAGAACCGCACCACGGCCGTACTGCGGCGCGTCAGACTACAGGCAGCAGACGACCACGAAACAGCGTTTGAGGTAGCGGCCGTCTACTCACGCGGACCACGGTCGCACGCCATCGCCGGACGGGTGGAGCTCACCTCGACGCCGCGCGGACTGCGTTGGCAGCTGTCCGCGCTTCACATCGGGTGA
- the secA gene encoding preprotein translocase subunit SecA, translating to MLQKLLRLGEGRMVKRLKGVADYVGTLSDDVEKLTDAELRAKTDEFKSRIDKGESLDELLPEAFAVAREAAWRVLSQRHFDVQVMGGAALHFGNVAEMRTGEGKTLTAVLPSYLNALSGKGVHVVTVNDYLAKRDAEWMGRVHRFLGLNVGVILSGLTPAERRVAYAADITYGTNNEFGFDYLRDNMAHSLDDLVQRGHNFAIVDEVDSILIDEARTPLIISGPADGASNWYTEFARIAPLMEKDVHYEVDIRKRTVGVHELGVEFVEDQLGIDNLYESANSPLISHLNNALKAKELFTRDKDYIVRNGEVIIVDEFTGRVLVGRRYNEGMHQAIEAKERVEIKAENQTLATITLQNYFRLYDKLSGMTGTAETEAAELHEIYKLGVVTIPTNRDMVRQDQSDLIYKTEEAKYIAVVDDVAERYEKGQPVLIGTTSVERSEYLSRQFTKRKIPHNVLNAKYHEQEANIIAEAGRLGAITVATNMAGRGTDIVLGGNVDFLADKRLREQGLDPVETPEEYEAAWDDTLTKIKSEAEAEAEDVRAVGGLYVLGTERHESRRIDNQLRGRAGRQGDPGESRFYLSLGDELMRRFNGATLESLLTRLNLPEDVPIEAKMVTRAIKSAQTQVEQQNFEVRKNVLKYDEVMNQQRKVIYAERKMVLEGESLQAQAHQMLVDVITAYVDGATAEGYSEDWDLEKLWDALKTLYPVGIDHHDLIDSDLFGEAGELTRDQLLAALIEDAEKAYAAREAQLEEIAGAGAMRQLERNVLLNVLDRKWREHLYEMDYLREGIGLRAMAQRDPVVEYQREGYDMFRGMLDALKEESVGFLFNVQVEAAPAATPAVATQAAPEGLAEFAAAAAARKQDAPAPAAVRAKGIEDKAPPLTYTGPSEDGSAEVKRRDGDGAAVAAEGATRKERREAARRAAKSRRA from the coding sequence GTGCTGCAGAAGCTGCTGCGCCTCGGCGAAGGTCGCATGGTCAAACGCCTCAAAGGTGTGGCCGACTACGTGGGCACCCTCTCCGACGACGTCGAGAAGCTCACCGACGCGGAATTGCGTGCCAAGACCGACGAGTTCAAATCGCGCATCGACAAGGGCGAGAGCCTGGACGAACTGCTGCCCGAAGCCTTCGCCGTGGCCCGTGAAGCTGCGTGGCGGGTGCTGTCGCAGCGGCACTTCGACGTCCAGGTGATGGGCGGAGCCGCGCTGCACTTCGGAAACGTGGCCGAGATGCGCACCGGTGAGGGCAAGACGCTGACCGCGGTTCTGCCGTCGTACCTCAACGCGCTGTCCGGCAAGGGCGTGCACGTCGTCACCGTCAACGACTACCTGGCCAAACGTGACGCCGAGTGGATGGGCCGGGTGCACCGTTTCCTCGGCCTCAACGTGGGTGTCATCCTGTCCGGCCTCACTCCTGCCGAACGTCGAGTGGCGTACGCCGCCGACATCACGTACGGCACCAACAACGAGTTCGGGTTCGACTACCTTCGCGACAACATGGCGCACAGCCTCGACGACCTGGTGCAGCGTGGCCACAACTTCGCGATCGTCGACGAAGTGGACTCCATCCTGATCGACGAAGCGCGTACCCCGCTGATCATCTCCGGCCCCGCCGACGGCGCCTCCAACTGGTACACCGAGTTCGCCCGGATCGCGCCGCTGATGGAGAAGGACGTCCACTACGAGGTGGACATCCGCAAGCGCACCGTCGGCGTGCACGAGCTGGGCGTCGAGTTCGTCGAGGATCAGCTGGGCATCGACAACCTCTACGAATCGGCCAACTCGCCGCTGATCAGCCACCTCAACAACGCGTTGAAGGCCAAGGAGCTGTTCACCCGCGACAAGGACTACATCGTCCGCAACGGTGAGGTCATCATCGTCGACGAGTTCACCGGCCGCGTGCTGGTGGGCCGGCGCTACAACGAGGGCATGCACCAGGCCATCGAGGCCAAGGAGCGCGTCGAGATCAAGGCCGAGAACCAGACGCTGGCCACCATCACGCTGCAGAACTACTTCCGGCTCTACGACAAGCTCTCCGGTATGACGGGTACGGCCGAGACCGAGGCCGCCGAGCTGCACGAGATCTACAAGCTCGGCGTCGTGACCATTCCGACCAACCGCGACATGGTGCGTCAGGACCAGTCCGACCTGATCTACAAGACCGAGGAAGCCAAGTACATCGCCGTCGTCGACGACGTGGCAGAGCGCTACGAGAAGGGGCAGCCGGTCCTGATCGGTACCACCAGCGTGGAGCGCTCGGAGTACCTGTCGCGGCAGTTCACCAAGCGCAAGATCCCGCACAACGTGCTCAACGCGAAGTACCACGAGCAGGAGGCGAACATCATCGCCGAGGCGGGCCGCCTGGGCGCCATCACCGTCGCCACCAACATGGCCGGCCGCGGCACCGACATCGTTCTCGGCGGCAACGTGGATTTCCTGGCGGACAAGCGACTGCGCGAGCAGGGTCTCGACCCGGTGGAAACCCCGGAAGAGTACGAAGCCGCGTGGGATGACACGTTGACCAAGATCAAGAGCGAGGCCGAGGCCGAGGCCGAGGACGTCCGCGCGGTGGGCGGGCTGTACGTGCTGGGCACCGAGCGTCACGAATCGCGACGCATCGACAACCAGCTGCGTGGTCGTGCCGGTCGTCAGGGTGATCCCGGTGAGTCGCGGTTCTACCTGTCCCTGGGTGACGAGCTGATGCGACGCTTCAACGGCGCCACGCTCGAGTCGCTGCTGACCCGGCTGAACCTGCCCGAGGACGTGCCGATCGAGGCCAAGATGGTCACCCGCGCCATCAAGAGCGCACAAACCCAGGTGGAGCAGCAGAACTTCGAGGTCCGCAAGAACGTCCTCAAGTACGACGAGGTGATGAACCAGCAGCGCAAGGTGATCTACGCCGAGCGCAAGATGGTGCTCGAAGGCGAGAGCCTGCAGGCGCAGGCGCACCAGATGCTGGTCGACGTCATCACCGCCTACGTCGACGGCGCCACCGCCGAGGGCTACTCCGAGGACTGGGATCTGGAGAAGCTGTGGGACGCGCTCAAGACGCTCTATCCGGTCGGCATCGATCATCACGACCTGATCGACAGCGATCTGTTCGGTGAGGCCGGCGAGCTGACCCGCGACCAGTTGCTGGCGGCGCTGATCGAGGACGCCGAAAAGGCTTACGCCGCACGGGAAGCCCAGTTGGAAGAGATCGCGGGCGCTGGTGCCATGCGCCAGCTCGAACGCAACGTCCTGCTCAACGTGCTGGACCGCAAGTGGCGCGAGCATCTCTACGAGATGGACTACCTGCGTGAGGGCATCGGCCTACGCGCGATGGCACAGCGTGACCCGGTGGTCGAGTACCAGCGCGAGGGTTACGACATGTTCCGAGGCATGCTCGACGCGCTCAAGGAAGAGTCGGTGGGTTTCCTGTTCAACGTGCAGGTGGAAGCTGCGCCTGCCGCGACGCCTGCGGTCGCCACCCAGGCCGCCCCCGAGGGGCTGGCCGAGTTCGCCGCCGCGGCTGCGGCGCGTAAGCAGGACGCTCCCGCGCCTGCCGCGGTACGCGCCAAGGGCATCGAGGACAAGGCGCCCCCGCTGACCTACACCGGACCGTCGGAGGACGGCAGTGCCGAGGTCAAGCGTCGTGACGGTGACGGTGCTGCCGTCGCGGCAGAAGGTGCCACGCGCAAGGAACGCCGCGAGGCCGCCCGGCGCGCGGCCAAATCACGCAGGGCCTGA